From the genome of Alosa alosa isolate M-15738 ecotype Scorff River chromosome 18, AALO_Geno_1.1, whole genome shotgun sequence, one region includes:
- the cdc42ep3 gene encoding cdc42 effector protein 3 yields the protein MPAKTPIYLKAKPAKRGKKFRLRDLLSPDMISPPLGDFRHTVHIGKAGARDTFGDMSFLQGKFELLPGKGEVARTQQHSGPLHSEFLRANSASDASFAETPSPVLKNAISLPTIGTGQALTLPLLSSGVFPMASDPLDDPLEALTDPLSGLEIGQEEEDDEEEGDVVFDSGALEILQIDSLLQSITIFGRESSPPSAEHQERPALTINLVETPDKPLPPPPKKKTNPKLGKILTFENGSEKKQSPPPLPSFFISGNNHSNSIYNGNGIYNGNGNCNSSSNCNNGGNCNRSGNFNSSLGLYNGDTILCEKESNGSWADRDSGVEEGRMCDFDFELSKEKSISQESLTQITGSLLSLELDLGPSILDDVLNIMDKPQPGIKA from the coding sequence ATGCCGGCGAAGACGCCCATCTACCTGAAAGCCAAACCCGCCAAGAGGGGCAAGAAGTTTCGGCTGCGGGACCTCCTGTCCCCCGACATGATCAGCCCGCCGCTGGGGGACTTCCGCCACACCGTCCACATCGGGAAGGCCGGCGCACGGGACACGTTTGGGGACATGTCCTTCCTGCAGGGCAAGTTCGAGCTACTGCCGGGGAAGGGTGAAGTGGCACGGACCCAGCAGCACAGCGGCCCACTGCACAGCGAGTTCCTGCGGGCCAACAGCGCCTCGGACGCTTCCTTCGCCGAGACACCGTCACCGGTACTGAAGAACGCCATCTCCCTGCCCACCATTGGCACCGGCCAGGCGCTCACGCTGCCGCTCCTCTCATCCGGCGTCTTCCCCATGGCCTCCGACCCGCTGGACGACCCTCTCGAGGCACTGACTGACCCTCTGTCCGGTCTAGAGATCggacaggaagaggaggatgatgaggaggagggggatgtCGTTTTTGACAGCGGCGCACTGGAGATCCTACAGATTGACTCGCTTCTGCAGTCCATCACTATCTTCGGCCGCGAGTCCAGCCCGCCGTCCGCCGAGCACCAGGAGAGGCCGGCCCTCACTATCAACCTGGTGGAGACGCCTGACAAGCCACTGCCGCCACCGCCAAAGAAGAAAACGAATCCAAAGCTCGGGAAGATTCTCACCTTCGAGAACGGCTCCGAGAAGAAGCAGTCACCGCCACCATTGCCCTCGTTTTTCATTAGCGGTAACAACCATAGCAACAGCATCTACAATGGCAATGGCATCTACAACGGCAATGGCAACTGCAATAGCAGCAGCAACTGCAACAACGGTGGCAACTGCAACCGCAGCGGCAACTTCAACAGCTCTCTCGGCCTCTACAATGGCGACACCATCCTCTGTGAGAAGGAGAGCAATGGCAGCTGGGCAGACAGAGACAGCGGCGTGGAGGAAGGTCGCATGtgtgactttgactttgagctGTCCAAGGAGAAGAGCATCTCTCAGGAGTCTCTCACCCAAATCACAGGCTCCCTGCTCTCACTCGAACTGGACTTAGGGCCCTCCATTCTGGACGACGTCCTCAATATAATGGACAAGCCCCAACCCGGAATCAAGGCATAA